In the genome of Fervidobacterium nodosum Rt17-B1, the window CTTTAAAGAAAGTAAATACTCCCGTTATAGGTGTAAAAGCAGGGAGATTAGGATTTTTCTCAGGATACTTGCTTAACGAAATTGACAAACTTATTCAAGATTTGAAAGATTGGAATTTTATTGAAGACAAACGCTGGACTCTTCGAATTGAAACAAAGAAAGGAACTTATTTTGCAATAAATGATGCTGTCATTCAAAAAGATGTATCTCAAAAAATTCTTGATTTGGATGTAAAAATTACAGACGGTACGTTTTATTATCACGCCGATGGATTGGTTATAAGCACCCCAACGGGTTCTTCAGCATATGCTCTCGCACTTGGTGGGCCTATTATGCTTCCAAATGTTGAGGCGTTTGAAATTACACCTATGGCACCACAATTTTTAGCAAATAGGAGTCTTGTAATTCCAAGTAACGAAAGGATTGCAGTAAGATCAAGTGAAGTTGCAAATTTGATAGTAGACGGGGATTTAGTTGAGCAGACAAATGAGTTTAGAATCAAAAAGTGTAATAGAACTGTGATTATTTTAAGGCCAAAATCATACGACTTTTCCACTTCGATAAAAGAAAAGATAGGTTACGGAAGAAAAATACTGAAAAATGGTTTGTGAAAATCAATCAAGAAGGTGAACGATGTGAAATGGCTTATTGAAACTAACATTAATGAAATGAAAAAAATTTTAACAAAAGAGGCATGGTACGTTGAAGATCTCCTTAGATTAACAATGGAAGCTTTTAAAGAACGCAATCTGGAATTAGCGAAAAAAGTTAAAAATCAGTATTGGGATATATATGAAGAGTACCTAAATATACTAAATTTTTCTCAAACAATTGTTGGGACATCTAACCCAAGCGGTTACGAGCTGAGATTTATTTTTGGAAGTGTGCTTGTTGCAAAAGTTTTGTTGGATATAAGTTCTAGGCTTAAAGATATCGCTGAGGATATAGAAAATTTGATAAAAGAGCCGGAGCTCAATCAAAGTATCATGCTTCCCGAAATGTTTTCATTCGCTCAAAAAATGCTAAGAAAAGCATTGAGAATATATGTTGACCAAAATACCGAAGGTGCCTATGGAATATGTAACCAAGATGAGATTATGGATAAAATGCTTGAAAAATTCCAAGAAGATATAACAACGATCATACAAAATAATCCAAGGTTGATTAAGAGGGGTTTAATTTTGTTAGATATTTCAAAAATCTTAGAGGAAATTTCAGATTTTGCCGTTCAGATTATAGAGATTACATTTTACATTTTGACTGGTAATTATTACACATGCTACAATGACGAATTACAACAATTTTCAGTTGATAACCTTAAAAGTGAAAATTGAAAAATAAAAATATACATTGGGGTGAATAGGTTGAAGACTCTGACAAGATATGTTTTAAAGCAAGCATTGAAACCATTTTTTATGGGACTCGCTGGTTTTATTGTGTTTGTCAGCGTAGAATGGCTTTATCAAATTTCAGATTACATAATTAGAAATAGAGTTGGAATAGATAAATTACTACTATTTGTAATGTACAACATACCTTACTTTACATTTCTCGGTATCCCTGTTGGGGTACTTTTTTCAATATTCTGGGTTATAAGCGATATGTACAACAACAGAGAAATTACTGCTTTATTGGTTCACGGTGTTTCGGCTAAGCATTTAGTTACACCGTTTATCATTCTTGCACTAATCTTAGGCTTTTTCTCCTGGTTGCTTGGTGATTACGTTGTTCCAACCGCCAATTACAAATCTTCGCAGATACTCAACCAGTATATATTTCAATCACCTGAAAGTGTTGTAAAGACAAATATGCTTGTAGAATTAGAAAAAGATGTTTATTTTTATGTTAAAGAACACAACAAAGCTAAAGGTGAACTTTACGATGTAGTTTTATTTAGAAATGAAGAGGGAAACGAACAGATTCTTACAGCTAAAAAAGTTATAAAAAGGAAAGACGGTTGGTTTTTATTAGACGGATCGATGTATATAGTGGAGTTGAAAACAGGATTTCTCAAATTAGACATGCAATTTAAAGAAATGAAATTAGACGTTGCTGGTGAAATCGAAGAAATGCTAAGGGCTTACAAAACTACAAGGGATAAAACTTCAAAAGAGCTAAGAGAACAACTTCAAACGTACAAGAAATTAGGTATAAATGCTTCGAATTTGATTGTTGAACTTAACCAACGTTATGCAAATGCTCTAGGAGCTTTGGTTATAGTTTTGATAGGTCTTCCTGTTTCATTGTTGTTTGGGTTTATTAGCAGGTCTTGGAGCATTATCCTTACATTTCTTATAATTGTACTATACCAAGGTTCGGGTGCATGGTTGTCTGGTATGGGAAAAGAAGGATTAATGGATCCGATGCTTGCAACGTGGCTTCCGAACATTGTATTTTCCGTTGTTGGGTTCATTATGTATATTTTTGTCGATACTCCAATAGCTTTTAAAGTGAGAGAG includes:
- a CDS encoding phosphate signaling complex PhoU family protein, which gives rise to MKWLIETNINEMKKILTKEAWYVEDLLRLTMEAFKERNLELAKKVKNQYWDIYEEYLNILNFSQTIVGTSNPSGYELRFIFGSVLVAKVLLDISSRLKDIAEDIENLIKEPELNQSIMLPEMFSFAQKMLRKALRIYVDQNTEGAYGICNQDEIMDKMLEKFQEDITTIIQNNPRLIKRGLILLDISKILEEISDFAVQIIEITFYILTGNYYTCYNDELQQFSVDNLKSEN
- a CDS encoding NAD(+) kinase, giving the protein MIKLGIFYRVDYVEAAKFVLENIVKNFEVKHFTDSSLDFDEEKFSVDVNIVVGGDGTVLRTLKKVNTPVIGVKAGRLGFFSGYLLNEIDKLIQDLKDWNFIEDKRWTLRIETKKGTYFAINDAVIQKDVSQKILDLDVKITDGTFYYHADGLVISTPTGSSAYALALGGPIMLPNVEAFEITPMAPQFLANRSLVIPSNERIAVRSSEVANLIVDGDLVEQTNEFRIKKCNRTVIILRPKSYDFSTSIKEKIGYGRKILKNGL